A genomic segment from Planctomycetota bacterium encodes:
- a CDS encoding right-handed parallel beta-helix repeat-containing protein: MNTSVSRISAGKRTLAVSLSARRSNLIQSMGALLLLALSAHAADATEFHVSVNGSDTNDGSASKPFKTISAAAQAAQPGDGITVHEGIYRERVTPPRGGESDAKRIVYQAASGEKAEIRGSEVVKNWVKVQDEVWKATLPNAFFGGFNPYSDLIHGDWFNGRGRQHHTGSVYLNGEWLDEAAKREDVLKPAGNTPLWFGEVDQENTTIWAQFKGVNPNEQLVEINVRRTVFYPEKPGMNYITVRGFIMRHAATPWAPPTAEQIGLIGTHWSQGWIIENNVISHSRCTGIALGKYGDEWDNKSANSAEGYVKTIERALENGWNKETIGHHIVRHNTISHCEQAGVVGSLGAAFSRITGNTIHDIHVRRLFTGAEMAGIKIHAAIDVEISRNRIYRTCRGLWMDWMAQGTRITGNLCYDNSADDLFMEVDHGPFLVDNNLFLSGVSLRDWSEGGAYVHNLMTGKISSRPDGRSTPYHQAHATALAGMSNLKGGDNRFYNNILVGGGEPPTDAPQGDKKPPPAAEFGLWVYDAREYPLQTGGNVYYNGARPYSKETNPLVPSGSDPKVRVVEEGDRVFVHFTAGPELEQAVTTLVTTELLGKAVISKLPYENPDGSPLTLDTDYFGAKRKAARPTAGPFEHPGQGDMKLKVW, translated from the coding sequence ATGAACACAAGCGTCAGCCGGATCAGCGCAGGCAAGAGGACCCTCGCCGTGTCGCTGTCTGCTCGTAGAAGCAACCTGATCCAAAGCATGGGCGCCCTGCTCTTGCTGGCGTTGTCGGCTCACGCCGCCGACGCAACAGAGTTTCACGTTTCGGTCAACGGAAGCGATACCAACGACGGCTCCGCGTCCAAACCCTTTAAGACGATTTCGGCGGCCGCACAGGCTGCGCAACCGGGCGATGGGATCACCGTGCATGAGGGAATCTATCGTGAACGAGTGACCCCGCCGCGCGGGGGCGAATCCGACGCGAAGCGCATCGTCTATCAAGCCGCTTCAGGCGAGAAGGCCGAGATCCGGGGGTCGGAAGTCGTCAAGAACTGGGTGAAAGTTCAGGACGAAGTCTGGAAAGCGACACTCCCCAATGCATTCTTCGGCGGCTTCAATCCCTACAGCGACCTTATCCACGGCGACTGGTTCAATGGCAGGGGGCGGCAGCATCACACGGGCTCCGTCTATCTCAACGGCGAATGGCTTGACGAGGCAGCTAAGAGGGAGGATGTCCTGAAACCCGCGGGAAACACCCCGCTCTGGTTCGGAGAAGTGGACCAGGAGAACACCACGATCTGGGCGCAGTTCAAGGGCGTCAATCCCAACGAGCAACTGGTGGAGATCAATGTACGTCGGACGGTGTTCTACCCGGAAAAGCCGGGCATGAACTACATCACCGTGCGCGGCTTCATCATGCGCCATGCGGCAACCCCATGGGCGCCCCCCACGGCCGAGCAGATCGGTTTGATCGGCACGCACTGGAGCCAAGGCTGGATTATTGAAAACAATGTGATCTCCCACTCCAGATGCACGGGGATCGCCCTTGGCAAATACGGAGACGAGTGGGACAACAAGTCAGCCAATTCGGCCGAGGGCTATGTCAAGACCATCGAGCGCGCCCTCGAGAACGGCTGGAACAAGGAAACCATCGGCCACCACATCGTGCGTCACAACACCATCTCCCACTGCGAGCAGGCGGGCGTCGTCGGCAGCCTGGGCGCTGCGTTCAGCCGGATCACCGGCAACACCATCCATGACATCCATGTCCGGCGGCTGTTCACCGGCGCCGAAATGGCGGGCATCAAGATCCACGCCGCCATCGATGTCGAGATCAGCCGGAATCGCATCTACCGGACATGCCGGGGACTGTGGATGGACTGGATGGCCCAGGGAACACGGATCACGGGCAACCTGTGCTATGACAACAGCGCGGATGACCTTTTCATGGAGGTCGACCACGGGCCGTTTCTGGTGGACAACAACCTGTTCCTGTCCGGCGTCAGCCTGAGAGACTGGTCCGAAGGAGGCGCCTATGTGCATAATCTGATGACCGGGAAAATATCCAGCCGGCCGGATGGGCGATCCACGCCCTACCATCAGGCGCACGCGACGGCACTGGCCGGTATGAGCAACCTCAAGGGAGGCGACAACCGTTTCTACAACAACATCCTGGTGGGCGGAGGCGAGCCTCCGACCGACGCGCCCCAGGGGGACAAGAAGCCCCCGCCCGCCGCCGAATTCGGCCTGTGGGTTTACGATGCGAGGGAGTACCCGCTGCAGACGGGCGGCAACGTGTATTACAACGGCGCCCGACCCTATTCCAAGGAAACGAACCCGCTCGTGCCGTCGGGGAGCGATCCCAAGGTCAGGGTCGTGGAAGAAGGCGACAGGGTCTTTGTTCATTTCACCGCCGGCCCGGAGTTGGAGCAAGCGGTCACCACGCTCGTCACGACCGAGCTTCTCGGAAAAGCCGTGATCTCCAAACTCCCCTATGAAAACCCCGACGGTTCGCCGTTGACCCTTGACACGGATTACTTCGGCGCGAAAAGAAAGGCAGCGCGTCCCACCGCCGGACCTTTCGAGCATCCCGGCCAGGGAGACATGAAACTCAAGGTCTGGTGA
- a CDS encoding N-6 DNA methylase, with amino-acid sequence MPLDAFKPYLKALETQLRAGNASERSHYPALEALLRALDRRLTVTIEPAGIPDASVDFLIRRGQRTIGYVEAKDIGKSLDEAERSEQLKRYRDRFTNLILTDFLEFRWYTDGERRRAARLGEADSHGRINPSPGGPQDVLALMEAFLSQESPSIARPKALAERLAHLAQELRDLIVATFRAEREKGHLHAQFDAFRETLIHDLSPDQFADMYAQTVAYGLFAARAQNPGQPDFSRERAVFDIPRTNPFLRRLFTEIAGPQLDQSVAWVVTDIADTIGQADFSEILKDFGRRTRKEDPIVHFYETFLAAFDPKVREMRGVYYTPEPVVSYIVRSADHILRERFSKKQGLAEPEVFILDPACGTGTFLFFVIRAIYDAIQGRGQRGTFSPYVAERLLPRLFGFELLMAPYAVAHMKLGIELKDLGYRFDTDERLGVYLTNTLEEAVKRSDHLWAQWIADEANAAADVKTQKPIMLVLGNPPYSGHSANASWRWVEVKGKPRKEKTWIGRQLEPYFECDGAPLGEKNPKWLQDDYVKFIRFGQWRIGETGRGVLAFVTNHAYLDNPTFRGMRQSLMKSFDDIYILDLHGNYRKKETSPDGSKDENVFDIQQGVAIGIFVKDGSRKGEPARVHHADLWGLREAKHAALFERNLSDTDWADLEPRAPFYLFVPRDTDRAAEYEQGWSLPDALPISSVGVVTSRDDFVVDSYRGTLEDRIKTFMQSALYDAAMRFNLKDKTGWTVSGAQEALRKDEDWAKTIVPFLYRPFDARWLCYHDALIERSRREVMRHILQGENLGLISARSNKSPSPDHFFCTRLIMETKCGESTTQSCLLPLYLYPERESGREQQKEMEHAPAWPVGKAGRVPNLEPKFVEAFAEKLGLRFISDGAGDRKKTFGPEDIFHYAYAVFHCPTYRKRYAEFLKTDFPRLSLTSDKKLFCTLCDLGAELVALHLLESPKVQDFSTAYPVDGDHLVAKGHPKYKTAEEVARGLAPRAQDRGAQGPALHSQEKARRVSAPAAPTAAGRVYINDRQYFDGVPPDVWEFCIGGYQVAEKWLKDRRARCLSIEDLNHYQKVIVALSETIRLMAAIDAAIPAWPLD; translated from the coding sequence ATGCCACTCGACGCATTCAAGCCGTACCTGAAGGCGCTCGAAACCCAACTCCGCGCCGGCAACGCTTCCGAGCGCAGCCATTACCCCGCCCTCGAAGCGCTCCTTCGCGCCCTCGACCGCCGCCTCACCGTCACCATCGAACCGGCGGGAATCCCCGACGCCAGCGTTGACTTTTTGATTCGCCGGGGCCAGCGCACCATCGGCTACGTGGAAGCCAAGGACATCGGTAAGAGCCTCGACGAAGCCGAACGCTCCGAACAACTCAAACGCTACCGCGACCGATTCACCAACCTGATCCTCACCGACTTCCTGGAGTTCCGCTGGTACACCGACGGCGAGCGCCGCCGCGCCGCCCGCCTCGGCGAGGCCGATTCCCACGGACGCATCAACCCCTCCCCCGGTGGACCCCAGGATGTCCTTGCGCTCATGGAGGCTTTCCTTTCCCAGGAATCGCCCTCCATCGCGCGCCCCAAGGCTCTTGCCGAACGCCTTGCACACCTCGCACAGGAACTCCGCGACCTCATCGTCGCCACCTTTAGGGCCGAACGCGAAAAGGGCCACCTCCACGCCCAGTTCGACGCCTTCCGTGAGACCCTTATCCACGACCTCTCCCCCGACCAGTTCGCCGACATGTACGCCCAGACCGTCGCTTACGGCCTCTTTGCCGCTCGCGCCCAGAACCCCGGCCAGCCCGATTTCTCTCGCGAGCGCGCCGTCTTCGACATCCCCAGGACCAACCCTTTTCTGCGCCGCCTGTTTACCGAGATCGCGGGCCCACAACTCGACCAATCCGTCGCCTGGGTCGTCACCGACATCGCCGACACGATCGGCCAGGCCGACTTCTCCGAAATCCTCAAGGACTTCGGACGCCGAACACGCAAGGAAGACCCCATCGTCCACTTTTACGAAACCTTCCTTGCCGCCTTCGACCCCAAAGTCCGAGAAATGCGCGGCGTTTATTACACACCCGAGCCTGTCGTCTCCTACATCGTCCGAAGCGCCGACCACATCCTTCGCGAGCGATTCAGCAAAAAACAGGGGCTCGCCGAACCGGAGGTCTTTATTCTCGATCCCGCCTGCGGTACCGGCACCTTCCTTTTCTTCGTCATCCGGGCTATCTACGACGCCATCCAGGGCCGCGGCCAGCGCGGAACATTCTCGCCATATGTCGCCGAGCGACTCCTCCCGCGCCTCTTCGGTTTCGAACTCCTCATGGCCCCGTATGCCGTCGCCCATATGAAACTGGGGATTGAACTCAAGGACCTCGGCTACCGGTTCGACACCGACGAACGCCTGGGCGTTTACCTCACCAACACCCTCGAGGAAGCCGTCAAGAGAAGCGACCACCTTTGGGCCCAGTGGATCGCCGACGAAGCCAACGCCGCCGCCGACGTCAAGACCCAAAAACCCATTATGCTTGTCCTGGGCAATCCGCCTTATTCCGGCCATTCAGCAAACGCTTCCTGGCGCTGGGTCGAGGTGAAGGGCAAACCCCGAAAGGAAAAAACCTGGATCGGCCGTCAACTCGAGCCTTATTTCGAGTGTGACGGCGCGCCCCTGGGCGAAAAAAACCCCAAGTGGCTCCAGGACGATTACGTCAAGTTCATCCGCTTCGGACAGTGGCGAATCGGAGAAACAGGGCGCGGCGTCCTTGCCTTCGTCACCAACCACGCCTACCTCGACAACCCCACCTTTCGCGGCATGCGCCAAAGCCTGATGAAATCCTTCGACGATATCTATATTCTGGACCTGCATGGCAACTATCGGAAGAAAGAAACCTCTCCAGACGGCTCAAAAGACGAAAACGTTTTCGACATCCAGCAGGGCGTCGCCATAGGCATCTTCGTCAAAGACGGTTCCCGCAAGGGCGAACCCGCCCGCGTTCATCACGCCGACCTTTGGGGCCTTCGGGAGGCCAAGCACGCCGCACTCTTTGAGCGGAACCTCTCCGATACGGACTGGGCCGACCTTGAGCCGCGCGCACCCTTCTACCTCTTTGTGCCCCGGGACACCGACCGCGCAGCAGAATATGAACAGGGCTGGAGCCTCCCCGACGCACTTCCCATCAGCAGCGTTGGCGTAGTTACAAGTCGAGATGACTTTGTCGTGGACTCCTACCGTGGCACATTGGAGGACCGCATAAAGACATTCATGCAAAGCGCGCTGTACGATGCCGCAATGCGCTTTAATCTCAAAGATAAAACCGGCTGGACCGTGTCCGGTGCCCAAGAAGCCTTGCGCAAAGATGAAGATTGGGCGAAAACCATTGTGCCCTTCCTGTATCGCCCCTTTGATGCCCGCTGGCTTTGTTACCATGACGCGCTGATTGAACGCTCACGCCGCGAAGTCATGCGCCACATTCTCCAAGGCGAAAACCTGGGCCTCATCTCGGCGCGCAGTAATAAATCTCCGTCTCCCGATCATTTTTTCTGCACTCGATTGATCATGGAAACCAAGTGTGGTGAGTCAACAACGCAGTCTTGCTTATTGCCTCTTTACCTCTACCCCGAACGCGAATCTGGACGCGAGCAGCAGAAAGAAATGGAGCACGCGCCGGCCTGGCCGGTAGGCAAGGCCGGCCGGGTCCCCAACCTCGAGCCGAAGTTTGTCGAAGCCTTCGCCGAAAAACTGGGACTCCGGTTCATAAGCGACGGAGCGGGGGACCGCAAGAAAACCTTCGGCCCTGAAGACATCTTCCACTACGCCTATGCCGTCTTCCACTGCCCAACCTACCGAAAACGCTACGCCGAGTTCCTCAAGACCGATTTTCCCCGCCTGTCCCTGACGTCCGACAAGAAACTCTTCTGCACGCTCTGCGACCTGGGGGCCGAACTCGTCGCCCTCCATCTCCTGGAGTCGCCCAAGGTCCAGGATTTCAGCACCGCCTACCCCGTGGACGGCGACCATCTCGTCGCCAAAGGCCACCCGAAATACAAAACGGCCGAGGAAGTAGCGCGAGGGCTTGCCCCTCGCGCCCAAGACCGCGGGGCACAAGGCCCCGCGCTACACAGCCAGGAAAAAGCGCGGCGGGTCTCCGCACCCGCCGCGCCAACCGCCGCCGGCCGTGTGTACATCAACGACCGCCAATACTTCGACGGCGTCCCCCCCGACGTCTGGGAGTTCTGCATCGGCGGCTACCAGGTTGCCGAAAAGTGGCTCAAAGACCGCCGAGCCCGTTGCCTTTCCATCGAAGACCTGAACCACTATCAGAAGGTGATCGTCGCCTTGTCCGAAACCATCCGCCTCATGGCCGCCATTGACGCCGCCATCCCCGCCTGGCCTCTAGACTGA
- a CDS encoding sugar phosphate isomerase/epimerase → MVGAMSRRQFLAMVGVGAAAGTLAAGRIWGAEAGKTKGIRIGVCTGPENAALLKEAGCDYVEAAARSFLKPDEAEWTPPGDLGSLALRIEAYNSFLPGDLKITGPAVDLERLKTYVTRACERAKRVGSSIIVWGSGGSRKIPDGWDRAKAEEQYVAALGLAGPIAAAQGLTLALEPLPTRETNIANTTVEAMGYIRKAGAEGIALMVDLRHFTTMNEPLENLDACKNLLVHSHVGDPLSNPDRLKQQLGRLKANGYAARMSIEGGVKDLKNGLKPAMEVLRRTWAEA, encoded by the coding sequence ATGGTTGGCGCGATGAGCCGGCGGCAGTTTCTCGCAATGGTCGGGGTAGGGGCGGCGGCGGGCACGCTGGCGGCCGGCCGGATATGGGGTGCCGAGGCCGGGAAAACCAAGGGCATCCGGATCGGCGTCTGCACAGGTCCCGAGAATGCTGCGCTTCTGAAGGAGGCGGGCTGTGATTACGTCGAGGCGGCGGCGCGGTCGTTCCTGAAGCCAGACGAGGCTGAGTGGACGCCGCCGGGGGACCTGGGATCGCTCGCGCTCCGGATCGAGGCCTACAACTCCTTTCTGCCGGGGGATCTGAAAATCACGGGCCCGGCGGTGGACCTGGAGCGGCTGAAGACCTACGTGACGCGTGCGTGTGAGCGGGCGAAGCGCGTCGGCTCGTCGATTATCGTGTGGGGTTCCGGGGGGTCGCGGAAGATTCCGGACGGATGGGACCGCGCGAAGGCGGAGGAGCAATACGTTGCGGCGCTCGGGCTGGCGGGTCCGATCGCGGCGGCACAAGGCTTGACGCTTGCCCTGGAACCGTTGCCGACGCGCGAGACGAATATCGCCAACACGACGGTCGAGGCGATGGGGTACATCCGGAAGGCGGGGGCCGAGGGCATCGCGCTCATGGTGGACCTCAGGCACTTCACGACGATGAACGAACCGCTCGAGAACCTGGACGCGTGCAAGAACCTGCTGGTGCACTCGCATGTGGGCGACCCGCTGTCGAACCCGGATCGGCTGAAGCAGCAGTTGGGGCGTCTGAAGGCGAACGGATATGCGGCCCGGATGAGCATCGAAGGGGGCGTCAAGGACCTGAAGAATGGCTTAAAGCCGGCGATGGAGGTTTTGCGCCGGACGTGGGCCGAGGCGTAG
- a CDS encoding Gfo/Idh/MocA family oxidoreductase, with the protein MRMKRREFLAGSIAAGVVLFGRPYARVLGANEDIRVAVVGFGDRGKVLISAFAGMKGVRVTALCDCDKRILDAEVARLDGRGVKVAGYQDVRQVFDDKNVDCVATATPNHWHSLIVVWGCQAGKDVYVEKPISHDIWVGRQAVEAARKYNRIVQCGSQHRSNAGLREAFEWIRAGNLGKIVCLRGFCYKPRRSIGKVTEPTPIPPEVDYDLWCGPAPKKPLMRKKLHYDWHWFWDTGNGDIGNQGIHEMDMCRWAGGYTAPAARAMSIGGRFVHGDDAETPNTQIAFIDYKPVPILFEVRGLPRKTGDSAMDNYRGTRIGVVVDCEGGYYVGGASGGWMYDKKGEKIKQFPSRAGADSHQANFIKAVRSRKKEDLNADILEGHLSDTSFHLANVSYLLGQERPAGEIAERIKGNSTHAECFERFKAHLEANGVNLAKSQIVLGPWVDFDPEKKVVTGDLAAEASKYVRRAQRAPFVIPDQV; encoded by the coding sequence ATGAGGATGAAGCGCAGGGAGTTTCTGGCGGGGTCGATAGCGGCGGGCGTGGTGCTTTTCGGCCGGCCGTATGCCCGAGTCCTGGGGGCGAACGAGGATATCCGCGTGGCCGTCGTGGGATTCGGTGATCGCGGCAAAGTGCTCATTTCGGCGTTCGCCGGCATGAAAGGGGTGCGGGTGACGGCCCTGTGCGATTGCGACAAGCGGATTCTGGACGCGGAGGTGGCTCGGCTCGATGGGCGGGGCGTCAAGGTGGCGGGGTACCAGGACGTGCGGCAGGTGTTCGACGACAAGAACGTGGACTGCGTGGCAACGGCGACGCCGAACCACTGGCACTCGCTCATCGTCGTCTGGGGCTGCCAGGCGGGCAAGGACGTGTACGTCGAGAAGCCGATCTCGCACGATATCTGGGTGGGCCGCCAGGCGGTGGAGGCGGCGCGGAAATACAATCGGATCGTGCAGTGCGGGTCGCAACACCGGTCGAACGCGGGCCTCAGAGAAGCGTTCGAGTGGATCCGTGCGGGAAACCTGGGGAAGATAGTGTGCCTGCGGGGGTTCTGTTACAAGCCACGCAGGAGCATCGGCAAGGTGACGGAGCCGACGCCCATCCCGCCGGAAGTGGATTACGACCTCTGGTGCGGTCCGGCGCCGAAGAAACCGCTGATGCGCAAGAAACTGCATTACGATTGGCACTGGTTCTGGGACACGGGGAACGGGGACATCGGGAACCAGGGCATCCACGAGATGGACATGTGCCGGTGGGCGGGCGGCTACACGGCCCCGGCGGCGCGGGCGATGAGCATCGGCGGGCGGTTCGTTCACGGCGACGATGCCGAAACGCCGAACACGCAGATCGCGTTCATCGACTACAAGCCGGTGCCGATCCTCTTCGAGGTGCGCGGCCTGCCGCGGAAGACGGGCGACTCGGCGATGGACAACTACCGTGGGACGCGGATCGGCGTCGTGGTGGATTGCGAAGGCGGGTATTACGTCGGGGGCGCCAGCGGGGGTTGGATGTACGACAAAAAAGGCGAGAAGATAAAGCAGTTCCCCAGCCGCGCGGGGGCGGATTCCCATCAGGCCAACTTCATCAAGGCCGTCCGCAGCCGAAAGAAAGAGGACCTGAACGCCGACATCCTCGAGGGACACCTGTCGGATACGTCGTTCCATCTGGCCAACGTTTCGTACCTCCTGGGCCAGGAGCGCCCGGCGGGCGAGATTGCCGAGCGGATCAAAGGCAACAGCACCCACGCGGAGTGCTTCGAGCGGTTCAAGGCGCACCTGGAGGCGAACGGCGTGAACCTGGCGAAGTCCCAGATCGTCCTCGGGCCGTGGGTCGACTTCGATCCCGAGAAGAAGGTTGTCACGGGCGACCTGGCGGCCGAGGCGAGCAAGTACGTCCGGCGCGCCCAGCGGGCGCCGTTCGTCATTCCGGACCAGGTATAG
- a CDS encoding family 43 glycosylhydrolase has protein sequence MPCPHSHFICNLAAILALLRRRAVFLSLVLLPCVGVADVALAQPAAPAASVRTPMTEEEARQWYDRQPWLMGFNFVPSTAVNDTEMWQAETFDPKTIDRELAWAEGLGYNSCRVFIQYIVWKQDPKGLKDRFGQFLSIAEKHKISVMPVLFDDCAFDAGRDPYPGKQDDPVPGTSNARWVPSPGLKLVTDRSAWPELEKYVKDMVGSFGSDKRIVLWDLYNEPGNSGMSNKSLPLVEAAFDWARQAKPSQPLTVGVWGGTKELSDKQIELSDVISFHFYGNNDGMQKRIADLKKHGRPVLCTEWMARTTGSKYETELPLLKQEKVGCYNWGLVNGRTQCQYPWGSPKDAPEPKVWFHDLLRRDGVPKNPDEVAFIRKFTNAPGTNRLQPLFDFPVRDTSVCLGPDETYYLIGTTGAPAWWKTNEGIRMWKSKDLKTWEPLGLVWSFEKDMTWQKKRGENQAIWAPEIYFFNKTFWIAYCVNYRGTGILKSSTGKPEGPYVDIKPDGPLTGEIDASLFRDDDGKVYFVYQNGKIARLKDDMSGLAEEPRLLKPANAGRVGFEGAFLFKANNRYYLSCADFIDDRYHCYVASSKDLYGPYGDRYLAVPHGGHNMFFMDKDGNWWSTFFGNDGDAPFREKPGLLRIEFGLDGEPRPVPIR, from the coding sequence ATGCCATGCCCGCATTCGCACTTCATCTGCAACCTGGCGGCAATCCTCGCGCTCCTGCGTCGGCGTGCGGTGTTTCTCAGTCTTGTCCTCTTGCCGTGCGTCGGAGTCGCCGACGTTGCCCTCGCGCAGCCGGCCGCGCCTGCCGCTTCCGTCCGCACCCCGATGACGGAAGAGGAAGCCCGGCAGTGGTACGACCGACAGCCTTGGCTGATGGGCTTCAACTTCGTGCCCAGTACCGCCGTGAACGATACCGAAATGTGGCAGGCCGAGACCTTTGATCCCAAGACCATCGACCGTGAACTGGCCTGGGCCGAAGGGCTCGGCTACAACTCCTGCCGGGTCTTCATCCAATACATCGTCTGGAAACAGGACCCCAAGGGCCTCAAGGACCGCTTCGGCCAGTTCCTGTCAATCGCCGAAAAACACAAGATCAGCGTCATGCCGGTCCTCTTCGACGATTGCGCCTTCGACGCCGGCCGCGACCCCTATCCCGGCAAGCAAGATGATCCGGTGCCGGGCACGTCCAACGCCCGCTGGGTGCCCAGCCCCGGGTTGAAGTTAGTGACGGACAGGTCGGCGTGGCCCGAGTTGGAGAAGTACGTCAAGGACATGGTCGGCAGTTTCGGCAGCGACAAGCGCATTGTGCTCTGGGACCTTTACAACGAACCCGGCAACTCCGGGATGAGCAACAAGAGCCTGCCGCTCGTCGAGGCGGCGTTCGATTGGGCGCGCCAAGCCAAACCCTCTCAGCCTTTGACCGTCGGCGTTTGGGGCGGCACAAAGGAACTCAGCGATAAGCAGATCGAACTCTCGGATGTAATCAGTTTCCATTTCTACGGCAACAATGACGGTATGCAAAAGCGCATCGCCGATCTCAAGAAGCACGGCAGGCCCGTCCTCTGCACCGAATGGATGGCGCGGACGACGGGCAGCAAGTATGAGACGGAACTGCCTCTGCTGAAGCAGGAGAAAGTCGGCTGCTACAACTGGGGCCTCGTCAACGGCCGCACCCAGTGCCAGTATCCGTGGGGCTCGCCGAAGGATGCACCCGAGCCGAAAGTGTGGTTCCACGATCTGCTGCGGCGGGACGGCGTGCCCAAGAACCCGGACGAGGTGGCGTTTATCCGCAAGTTCACCAACGCTCCCGGCACAAACCGCCTCCAGCCGCTCTTCGACTTCCCGGTTCGGGACACCAGCGTCTGCCTCGGCCCGGACGAGACCTACTATCTCATAGGCACCACCGGCGCTCCCGCCTGGTGGAAAACCAACGAGGGTATCCGGATGTGGAAATCCAAGGATCTGAAGACCTGGGAACCGCTGGGCCTCGTCTGGTCGTTCGAAAAAGACATGACTTGGCAGAAGAAGCGGGGAGAGAATCAGGCTATCTGGGCGCCGGAAATTTACTTCTTCAACAAGACGTTCTGGATCGCCTACTGCGTGAACTACCGGGGCACCGGCATCCTCAAGAGTTCCACCGGGAAACCCGAGGGACCCTATGTGGATATCAAACCCGACGGCCCGCTTACCGGCGAGATAGACGCTTCACTTTTCCGCGACGATGACGGCAAGGTATACTTCGTCTACCAGAACGGCAAGATCGCGCGCCTGAAAGACGATATGAGCGGTTTGGCCGAGGAGCCCAGGTTGCTGAAACCCGCCAACGCCGGCCGCGTCGGCTTTGAGGGGGCGTTCCTTTTCAAGGCGAACAACCGCTATTACCTGTCTTGCGCGGATTTCATCGACGACCGCTACCATTGCTACGTCGCCAGTTCCAAGGATCTCTACGGTCCCTACGGCGACCGCTATCTGGCAGTCCCGCATGGCGGGCACAATATGTTCTTCATGGATAAGGATGGTAACTGGTGGAGCACGTTCTTCGGCAACGACGGCGACGCCCCGTTCCGGGAGAAGCCGGGCCTGTTGCGCATCGAGTTCGGCCTCGACGGGGAGCCCAGGCCGGTGCCCATCAGATAG
- a CDS encoding C4-type zinc ribbon domain-containing protein: MAELVLDRLRELQEADQELRRLQGRKAAQDRSVRIRAEQIESHQQHIEAIRKKRHDVRVKADLKELEVRQKRADIERLKGQQLQIKDNRQYQILQNEIKFAELAIGKFEDDILNDYEDIETIDRELAQAREELKQHQQELETLRRKCEAKKDTVDAEIQTCRARRNEIAATLPPDVVRQFDRIADRLDGEALAAVVLDEVEGTYVCTGCNMSVTQNTYVQLRGRIEKLVTCPNCTRILYVEGS; this comes from the coding sequence GTGGCGGAACTGGTCCTGGATAGATTGCGCGAACTTCAGGAGGCCGACCAGGAACTCCGCCGACTCCAGGGCCGCAAGGCCGCCCAGGACAGGTCCGTCCGCATTCGTGCCGAGCAGATCGAGTCCCACCAGCAGCACATCGAAGCCATCCGCAAAAAACGCCATGACGTCCGCGTCAAGGCCGACCTCAAGGAACTCGAAGTCCGCCAGAAACGCGCCGACATCGAACGCCTCAAGGGCCAGCAACTCCAGATCAAGGACAACCGCCAGTACCAGATCCTCCAGAACGAAATCAAGTTCGCGGAACTCGCGATCGGCAAATTCGAGGACGATATCCTCAACGATTACGAGGACATCGAGACCATCGACCGCGAACTCGCCCAAGCCCGGGAGGAACTGAAGCAGCACCAGCAGGAACTCGAAACCCTTCGCCGCAAATGCGAGGCCAAAAAGGATACCGTCGACGCCGAAATCCAGACCTGCCGCGCCAGACGAAATGAAATCGCCGCCACACTCCCCCCCGACGTCGTCCGCCAGTTCGACCGCATCGCCGACCGCCTCGACGGCGAAGCCCTCGCCGCCGTCGTCCTGGACGAGGTCGAGGGAACCTACGTCTGCACCGGATGCAATATGTCCGTCACCCAGAACACCTACGTCCAACTGCGTGGCCGGATCGAAAAACTCGTCACCTGTCCCAACTGCACGCGCATCCTGTACGTGGAAGGCTCCTGA
- a CDS encoding ribonuclease HI family protein has translation MPADSPTPADPPQQPPKKTRHLFLYVDGAASGNPGPAGASAIVKDEDGTTLLEKARAFGPATNNVAEYQGLLLGLELAAQLKPDVLTIRSDSELLVRQVAGQYKVRAPHLKPLLREARRLLAPFATVEIEHIPRGQNAEADKLARKALEKARKVDAELPPEARKKPHTKTFRLK, from the coding sequence ATGCCCGCCGATTCGCCGACCCCAGCCGACCCGCCGCAACAGCCACCGAAAAAAACCCGGCACCTCTTCCTCTACGTCGACGGCGCCGCCTCCGGCAACCCCGGACCCGCCGGCGCCTCGGCCATCGTCAAGGACGAAGACGGCACGACGCTCCTCGAAAAGGCCCGCGCCTTCGGCCCGGCCACGAACAACGTCGCCGAGTACCAGGGGCTCCTTCTGGGCCTCGAACTGGCCGCCCAACTTAAGCCCGACGTCCTCACTATCCGCAGCGACTCCGAACTCCTCGTCCGCCAGGTCGCCGGCCAGTACAAGGTCCGCGCGCCCCATCTGAAACCGCTTCTCCGCGAGGCCCGGCGACTCCTCGCGCCTTTCGCGACGGTTGAGATCGAGCACATCCCCCGCGGCCAGAACGCCGAGGCCGACAAATTGGCCCGCAAGGCCCTCGAGAAGGCACGCAAGGTGGACGCCGAGTTGCCCCCCGAGGCCCGCAAGAAGCCGCACACGAAAACGTTTCGCCTGAAGTGA